The following are encoded in a window of Ruminiclostridium herbifermentans genomic DNA:
- the tnpA gene encoding IS66 family insertion sequence element accessory protein TnpA: protein MGSVKRTNEEWIKLYEQQRMSGQTLKAWCAENNINLSTMSDKISRLKKAGLLSEQNSRRNRKTKVETKWAEVTSLATDTEIQVEINGFTVIVPVDFNEAAFIRVCKVLKLC from the coding sequence ATGGGCTCAGTTAAACGAACTAATGAGGAATGGATTAAATTATATGAACAGCAACGCATGAGTGGTCAAACACTGAAAGCGTGGTGTGCAGAGAATAATATTAATCTTTCTACAATGTCAGATAAGATTAGTAGGTTAAAGAAAGCTGGTCTTCTTTCTGAGCAAAATTCTCGTCGGAATAGAAAAACAAAGGTTGAAACTAAATGGGCAGAAGTGACATCCTTAGCAACAGATACTGAAATACAAGTAGAAATTAACGGCTTTACAGTTATTGTACCTGTAGACTTTAATGAAGCGGCATTTATACGTGTCTGCAAGGTGTTGAAACTATGTTAA
- the tnpC gene encoding IS66 family transposase, giving the protein MKNDEKITISKSEYISMKEQIAELSKKVDWFMEQVRLAKHHQFGASSEKSQYDQINLFNEAEATADEAKAEPELVEIERHYRKKAKENADRLPPDLPVEVVEHTLPKDKQKCPECGEALHIMGKDVRRELKLIPAKAVIVEHVRYTYACRDCEKNACGVPILKAPVDNPVIKGSFASPEAVAQIMTQKFVMGAPLYRQEQDFRRNGIYLSRQTMSNWLLKCSEDWLEPVYNALREILCTREVLHADETTLQVLHEPEKTAQNKSYMWMYRTSGEEQHPIVLYEYQPDRRAKHPAEFLKGFRGYLHADGYKGYHNLPEGITVVGCWAHARRKWDEALKVLPTKDRENSAALQGKRYCDGLFDIECSLQKLNSNERFQKRQELAKPLIDEFFAWLKSLNPAPKTSLGQAVHYMIKQRRYLERYLLDGRLEISNNRAERSIKPFVIDRKNFLFANTPRGAKASAVIFSIIETAKENGLNPYAYLVYIFKNAPNWDIHNNINALELLLPSNVPESCNSAAR; this is encoded by the coding sequence ATGAAAAACGATGAAAAAATTACAATTTCAAAATCTGAATACATATCAATGAAAGAACAAATTGCAGAGCTTTCAAAGAAAGTAGACTGGTTTATGGAACAGGTGCGCCTTGCAAAACATCATCAATTTGGTGCTTCCAGTGAAAAAAGCCAATACGACCAAATCAACCTATTTAATGAAGCTGAAGCAACTGCAGATGAAGCAAAGGCAGAGCCAGAGCTTGTAGAAATAGAACGCCATTACCGCAAAAAAGCAAAAGAAAATGCCGATAGACTTCCACCGGATTTGCCTGTGGAAGTGGTTGAGCATACTCTTCCGAAGGATAAACAAAAATGTCCAGAATGTGGCGAGGCTCTACATATTATGGGTAAGGATGTCCGACGTGAATTAAAGCTGATACCTGCAAAAGCAGTTATTGTAGAACATGTTAGGTATACATATGCTTGCCGAGATTGTGAAAAAAATGCTTGTGGGGTTCCAATCCTTAAAGCACCTGTAGACAATCCCGTTATTAAGGGCAGTTTTGCATCACCAGAAGCTGTAGCACAAATAATGACACAAAAGTTTGTTATGGGAGCACCTCTGTACCGACAAGAGCAGGATTTTCGTAGAAATGGAATATATTTATCACGGCAAACCATGTCAAACTGGCTGCTCAAATGTTCCGAGGATTGGCTGGAGCCAGTATATAACGCATTACGAGAAATACTCTGTACACGCGAAGTACTTCACGCTGATGAGACTACGCTTCAAGTACTACACGAACCTGAAAAGACAGCTCAAAACAAGAGTTATATGTGGATGTATAGGACAAGTGGTGAAGAACAGCATCCTATTGTGTTATATGAATACCAACCAGATAGACGAGCCAAGCATCCTGCAGAATTCCTCAAAGGTTTCCGCGGATATCTTCATGCCGATGGATACAAAGGATATCACAATTTGCCTGAGGGAATTACAGTTGTGGGATGTTGGGCACACGCAAGACGCAAATGGGACGAAGCACTCAAAGTCCTTCCAACAAAAGATAGGGAAAACTCTGCAGCCCTCCAAGGTAAGAGGTACTGCGATGGACTGTTTGATATTGAGTGCAGTTTACAAAAATTAAACTCGAATGAGCGCTTTCAAAAACGTCAGGAACTGGCAAAGCCTTTGATTGACGAATTTTTTGCGTGGCTAAAATCTTTAAATCCTGCACCCAAAACCAGTTTGGGACAGGCAGTTCATTATATGATTAAACAACGTAGATATCTGGAGCGTTATCTTCTTGACGGCAGACTAGAAATTAGCAACAACCGTGCTGAGCGTTCCATCAAGCCGTTTGTGATAGACAGAAAAAACTTCCTTTTTGCAAATACACCTCGTGGGGCCAAGGCAAGTGCTGTAATTTTCAGTATCATAGAGACCGCAAAAGAGAACGGCTTAAATCCTTATGCTTATCTTGTGTATATTTTCAAAAATGCTCCCAATTGGGATATTCACAATAATATTAATGCACTTGAACTTTTACTTCCATCTAACGTGCCAGAATCATGTAATAGTGCTGCTCGATAG
- the tnpB gene encoding IS66 family insertion sequence element accessory protein TnpB (TnpB, as the term is used for proteins encoded by IS66 family insertion elements, is considered an accessory protein, since TnpC, encoded by a neighboring gene, is a DDE family transposase.): MLNTRDKRIYLACGYTDMRKSINGLAAIVEGSFRLDPFGRALFVFCNRNRDRLKILEWDGDGFWLHFKRLEKGHFKWPLAGDEQTMMLTSEEMEYLLGSPRLTQKLKRQEIRANTAI; this comes from the coding sequence ATGTTAAATACAAGAGACAAACGAATATATCTTGCCTGTGGATATACAGATATGCGTAAGTCAATAAACGGACTAGCGGCAATAGTCGAAGGTAGTTTTAGACTTGATCCGTTTGGTAGGGCGCTATTTGTATTTTGTAATCGTAATCGAGATAGATTAAAAATTTTAGAATGGGATGGGGATGGCTTTTGGCTGCACTTTAAGCGATTGGAAAAAGGGCATTTCAAATGGCCATTAGCAGGAGATGAGCAAACTATGATGCTTACATCTGAAGAAATGGAATACTTGTTAGGAAGTCCACGTCTCACACAAAAGTTAAAGCGACAGGAAATAAGAGCAAACACCGCTATATAA
- a CDS encoding HD domain-containing protein, protein MVTKIEANVDENIYSSFLERINDIVKEYLSVHAGTDYHQFSEDKVINDPIWGCVKFNSWEIAIIDTPLFQRLRDIYQVGLGVFTYPAARHSRFEHSLGVVAIASRMIESLRNQKLGFINISDYEVMDVRLAALLHDIGHCFYSHLSEAFYGTLPEFIMLQKYFNKKFGVKPKPHEIFSYIIINTDAFKAFLTHNSILNSQYISASGTINDLMVRIGNMIIGVPNYGRRSEGKHGKKYSFLTRIINGDIDADKLDYIKRDSYTSGLPLTFDIERLLYKITIREPENTNEYQLVVDIAGITAVEEITFSKLMLNNYIYHHQKVLATEVMAKDIALALMELNIVKHPCDFLWYTDKTIEALVEDSRIPFNKYNCTHDLGFFVRRVKNRYLPKRCFEINSRVLEPDCTEIQKQEYEKEYIEKCINELESEQDRNKKAEILLNFATDLFEFTDIQKNYIAQYKSFIANFSKKNYKEYTEWIRKDIYECILDLYKKLNCQFPVSGISLFDIHVVVPKSIDEQMIFATPIIYRNSQEQTPTDMLSYTKNWAQAFNSNKWSGYVFVSPHIDVTIAFKATLKVLENHIKGIKFTSPDYYVKRLSDDMMQRIDGLS, encoded by the coding sequence GTGGTTACAAAAATAGAAGCAAATGTTGATGAAAATATTTACTCTTCTTTCTTGGAAAGAATTAATGATATTGTTAAAGAGTATTTGAGTGTTCATGCAGGGACTGATTATCATCAGTTCTCTGAAGATAAGGTGATAAATGATCCAATATGGGGTTGCGTTAAGTTTAATAGTTGGGAAATTGCAATAATAGATACTCCTTTATTCCAAAGGTTACGGGATATATATCAAGTCGGTTTAGGGGTATTTACATATCCAGCTGCAAGACATTCTAGGTTTGAACATTCACTTGGAGTAGTGGCAATAGCATCTCGAATGATTGAAAGTCTTAGAAACCAAAAATTAGGGTTTATTAATATATCAGATTATGAAGTAATGGATGTGAGGCTGGCAGCCTTATTACATGATATTGGCCATTGCTTTTATTCACACCTATCAGAAGCATTTTACGGTACACTTCCTGAATTTATTATGCTACAAAAATACTTTAATAAAAAGTTCGGAGTAAAACCTAAGCCTCATGAGATTTTTTCGTACATAATTATTAATACAGATGCATTTAAAGCATTTTTAACGCATAACAGTATACTAAATAGTCAATACATATCTGCATCAGGTACAATTAATGACTTAATGGTTAGAATTGGGAATATGATAATTGGAGTGCCCAATTATGGACGAAGATCTGAAGGCAAGCATGGAAAAAAGTATTCGTTTCTGACTAGAATTATTAATGGTGATATTGATGCTGATAAATTAGATTACATAAAGAGAGATAGCTATACATCAGGCTTACCTCTAACTTTTGATATAGAACGTTTGTTATATAAAATTACAATCAGAGAACCAGAAAATACAAATGAGTATCAATTAGTAGTTGATATTGCTGGAATAACAGCTGTAGAAGAAATAACATTTAGTAAATTAATGCTTAACAACTATATTTACCACCATCAGAAGGTTTTAGCAACAGAAGTTATGGCTAAAGATATAGCTCTTGCATTAATGGAATTAAATATTGTAAAACATCCATGTGATTTTTTATGGTATACAGATAAAACTATTGAAGCACTGGTTGAGGATAGCAGAATACCTTTCAATAAGTATAACTGTACTCATGATTTGGGTTTTTTTGTAAGAAGAGTCAAGAACAGATATTTACCAAAGAGATGCTTTGAAATAAATAGTAGAGTATTGGAGCCCGATTGTACTGAAATCCAAAAACAAGAATATGAAAAAGAGTACATAGAAAAATGTATAAATGAATTGGAAAGTGAACAAGACAGAAATAAAAAGGCAGAAATACTTTTAAATTTTGCTACAGATTTGTTTGAGTTTACTGATATACAGAAAAATTATATAGCACAATATAAGAGTTTTATTGCTAATTTTAGTAAAAAGAACTACAAGGAGTACACGGAGTGGATAAGGAAGGACATATATGAATGCATACTGGATTTGTATAAAAAATTAAATTGCCAATTTCCAGTATCAGGAATAAGTTTATTTGATATACATGTCGTAGTGCCAAAATCAATTGATGAACAGATGATTTTTGCAACACCGATAATTTATAGAAATTCTCAAGAGCAAACTCCTACAGATATGCTGTCGTATACAAAAAATTGGGCGCAGGCATTTAATTCTAATAAGTGGAGCGGTTATGTTTTTGTAAGTCCCCATATAGATGTTACTATTGCTTTTAAAGCAACCTTAAAAGTATTGGAAAATCATATAAAAGGTATTAAATTTACAAGCCCTGACTATTATGTAAAAAGGCTTAGTGATGATATGATGCAAAGAATTGATGGGTTGTCTTGA
- a CDS encoding accessory gene regulator ArgB-like protein, producing MRFVRKWSYSCAKYLSHMLEEDHQKKAVYYYGFQIAIGSAVKIISLIAASIVFGVLIPALIISISFTLLRKVAGGFHMKTYGKCLVVTIGLFIAAASLAQYTHQYWSVRDIVVLITLTFITGIYLLIKYAPKDSPNRLITDLMERRRFKILSIIYMIIWLILVFVLTMYEMKMYTLALCFSVMLEIFGITPVGHSFFEKIEHRLALERKTS from the coding sequence GTGAGGTTTGTACGAAAATGGTCATACTCATGTGCGAAATATCTATCGCATATGCTAGAAGAGGATCACCAAAAGAAAGCTGTATATTATTATGGGTTTCAGATAGCTATTGGCAGTGCTGTTAAGATTATTTCATTAATAGCTGCTTCCATTGTTTTTGGAGTATTGATTCCTGCACTTATAATATCAATATCCTTTACATTGCTGAGGAAGGTGGCTGGGGGCTTCCATATGAAAACCTATGGCAAGTGTCTTGTGGTTACAATAGGGTTATTTATTGCAGCAGCCTCGCTTGCCCAATACACTCATCAATATTGGAGTGTTAGAGATATAGTAGTATTAATCACATTGACGTTTATTACAGGAATATATTTATTGATTAAATATGCCCCAAAAGACAGCCCAAATAGATTAATTACTGATTTAATGGAAAGACGGAGATTCAAGATTCTATCAATAATTTACATGATTATATGGCTGATATTGGTCTTTGTTTTAACAATGTACGAAATGAAAATGTATACTCTTGCATTATGCTTTAGTGTTATGCTTGAGATATTTGGGATTACACCTGTAGGACACAGCTTTTTTGAAAAGATTGAGCATAGACTGGCATTAGAACGTAAAACAAGTTGA
- a CDS encoding calcium-translocating P-type ATPase, PMCA-type: MKFYCSEKEEVLKAVKSNEGGLTSAEADKRLAENGKNKLKEGEKVTYLQRFLGQLKDPMIIILLAAAVVSGFTAAYSNEGFTDVIIIMSVVIINAVLGVYQESKAEKAIEALQEMSASTSKVLRDGQISIVKSEDIVVGDVILLEAGDAVPADGRIIENASMKIEESALTGESVPVNKMIERLGLDGVDVALGDRKNMAYMGSTVVYGRGKAVITATGMDTEMGKIADAITKAEQGQTPLQIKLSQLSKVLSYLVIGICAFIFAFSLIRSGNLSGEVVLDTFMIAVSLAVAAIPEGLAMVVTVVLSIGVTNMSKRNAIIRRLTAVETLGCAEIICSDKTGTLTQNKMTVVEHYGDDTKLLAKAMALCSDAELDSNNEATGEPTECALVNFAYNEGLPKPQLKVNAPRIGEAPFDSMRKMMSTVHKTSDGIVQYTKGAPDEILKRCKTYLKDGKVMPLDDAAINEIKNANKNMASNALRVLSVAQRSYDKAPTEFEPETLEKDLTFIGLTGMIDPIRSEVKDAIVECKSAGITAIMITGDHRDTAIAIAKQLGILENESQAITGTQLDGISDDELEKTIGNYRVYARVQPEHKVRIVNAWRKKGAITAMTGDGVNDAPSIKSADIGVGMGITGTDVTKNVADMVLADDNFATIVGAVEEGRRIYDNIRKTIQFLLGSNMSEVLSIFFATLCGFVILQPIHLLWINLITDTFPALALGMEKGEADIMKRKPRSSKEGIFANGLGVDVVYQGILVAALTIIAYFVGHRIESGVWEVAQSADGITMAFLTLSFAEIFHSFNMRSHRGSIFKINNQNLFLWGAGIASLIMTMLVIYVPFLANAFKFEHISSIEFMYSVLIAASVIPIVEIVKAIQRFAAKNK; the protein is encoded by the coding sequence ATGAAGTTTTATTGCAGCGAAAAAGAAGAGGTATTAAAAGCTGTAAAAAGTAATGAAGGTGGTTTGACTTCGGCAGAGGCAGATAAAAGGCTTGCTGAGAATGGAAAGAACAAGTTGAAAGAGGGTGAAAAGGTTACTTATTTGCAGCGGTTTTTAGGGCAGCTAAAAGATCCAATGATAATTATTTTACTAGCAGCTGCAGTAGTTTCAGGATTTACTGCTGCTTATTCAAATGAAGGTTTTACTGATGTAATAATTATTATGTCAGTTGTAATCATTAATGCTGTATTAGGAGTTTATCAAGAAAGTAAAGCCGAAAAGGCTATCGAGGCATTGCAGGAAATGTCTGCCTCAACTAGTAAGGTGCTCCGTGATGGTCAGATATCAATAGTGAAAAGTGAAGATATTGTTGTTGGCGATGTTATTCTTTTGGAAGCAGGAGATGCAGTTCCTGCAGACGGAAGAATTATTGAAAATGCAAGTATGAAAATAGAAGAGTCAGCACTCACTGGTGAAAGTGTTCCTGTCAATAAAATGATTGAAAGGCTTGGACTTGATGGTGTTGATGTAGCTTTAGGTGACAGAAAGAATATGGCATATATGGGGAGTACTGTTGTATATGGCCGTGGCAAAGCAGTTATTACAGCTACAGGTATGGATACAGAGATGGGTAAGATAGCAGATGCCATTACAAAAGCTGAACAGGGTCAGACACCGCTTCAGATTAAGCTTTCTCAGCTAAGTAAAGTATTAAGCTATTTAGTCATTGGAATATGTGCTTTTATTTTTGCATTCAGCCTTATTCGTTCGGGGAATTTAAGTGGTGAAGTTGTTTTAGATACATTTATGATAGCGGTAAGCCTTGCAGTTGCAGCTATTCCAGAAGGTCTTGCAATGGTAGTTACTGTTGTGTTATCAATTGGTGTTACTAATATGTCAAAACGTAATGCCATTATAAGACGATTGACGGCAGTTGAAACCTTAGGATGTGCTGAGATTATATGCAGTGATAAAACAGGTACACTAACTCAAAATAAGATGACAGTTGTTGAACATTATGGTGATGATACAAAGCTATTAGCAAAGGCAATGGCATTATGTTCTGATGCTGAACTAGACAGCAATAATGAAGCTACTGGTGAACCTACAGAATGTGCTCTTGTAAATTTTGCATATAATGAAGGTCTTCCAAAGCCACAGCTTAAAGTAAATGCTCCTCGAATAGGTGAAGCGCCCTTTGACAGTATGCGTAAAATGATGAGTACAGTTCACAAAACCTCAGACGGTATCGTTCAGTACACAAAAGGAGCGCCAGATGAAATTTTGAAGCGCTGTAAAACCTATCTTAAGGATGGTAAAGTAATGCCTCTTGACGATGCTGCCATTAATGAAATAAAAAATGCAAATAAAAACATGGCAAGCAATGCCCTTCGTGTACTTAGTGTAGCCCAAAGAAGTTATGACAAGGCTCCAACAGAATTTGAACCGGAAACACTTGAAAAGGATTTGACCTTTATAGGTTTGACAGGTATGATTGACCCAATTCGTTCTGAAGTAAAGGATGCCATTGTTGAATGTAAGAGTGCAGGTATTACGGCGATAATGATTACAGGTGACCATAGAGATACGGCAATTGCAATTGCTAAGCAGCTTGGTATTCTTGAAAATGAGTCACAGGCAATTACAGGTACTCAGTTAGATGGAATAAGTGATGATGAACTTGAAAAAACAATTGGTAATTATAGGGTTTATGCACGAGTACAGCCTGAACACAAGGTAAGAATAGTTAATGCTTGGAGGAAAAAAGGAGCCATTACTGCAATGACCGGTGATGGAGTTAATGATGCACCAAGCATAAAGAGTGCTGATATTGGTGTTGGTATGGGAATAACAGGAACTGATGTTACGAAGAATGTTGCAGATATGGTACTTGCAGATGATAATTTTGCAACAATCGTAGGTGCTGTTGAAGAGGGAAGAAGGATTTATGATAATATCAGAAAAACAATACAGTTCTTATTAGGATCAAATATGAGTGAGGTATTAAGTATTTTCTTTGCAACCTTATGTGGGTTTGTTATTTTACAGCCTATACATTTACTATGGATTAATCTCATAACTGATACCTTCCCTGCTCTTGCTCTTGGTATGGAGAAGGGCGAAGCTGATATTATGAAGAGAAAGCCTCGTTCATCAAAAGAGGGGATTTTTGCTAATGGACTTGGTGTGGATGTAGTTTATCAGGGAATACTAGTGGCAGCATTAACAATTATTGCGTATTTTGTTGGACATCGTATTGAATCAGGTGTATGGGAAGTAGCGCAGAGCGCCGATGGTATAACAATGGCGTTCTTAACATTAAGCTTTGCAGAAATTTTCCATAGCTTTAATATGCGCAGCCATAGAGGAAGTATATTTAAGATTAACAATCAGAACTTGTTTTTATGGGGAGCGGGTATTGCCAGTCTTATTATGACAATGCTTGTTATCTACGTACCTTTTCTGGCAAATGCATTTAAATTTGAGCACATAAGCAGCATAGAATTTATGTATTCTGTCCTTATAGCAGCTTCTGTTATTCCGATTGTTGAAATAGTTAAAGCTATACAGCGCTTTGCTGCTAAGAATAAGTAA
- a CDS encoding cyclic lactone autoinducer peptide: MKSKIKLLLAPLSIIITQLALSGICSASSSTFYQPKAPKHLASRNKL; encoded by the coding sequence ATGAAGTCAAAAATTAAGCTGTTACTTGCACCTTTGTCAATAATTATTACACAGCTTGCGCTTTCTGGTATTTGCTCTGCAAGCAGTTCGACATTTTATCAGCCAAAGGCTCCAAAGCATTTGGCATCACGTAACAAACTTTAA
- a CDS encoding helix-turn-helix domain-containing protein, with the protein MSVFSERVKKLRKAKKQSQIEVGKALGKSRESISKYELGEREPDTNVIALLAKHFNVSSDYMLGITDDSEIEAVDNSKFFGRKLSAFESYLKNDNFIPYLQLAVIMKDS; encoded by the coding sequence ATGTCCGTCTTTTCAGAGAGGGTCAAGAAATTGCGTAAAGCCAAAAAGCAATCTCAAATCGAAGTTGGAAAGGCTTTAGGCAAAAGCAGAGAATCCATATCAAAATATGAGCTTGGCGAAAGAGAGCCAGACACCAATGTTATTGCTTTACTTGCAAAGCATTTTAATGTTTCTTCAGATTATATGCTTGGAATCACTGACGATTCCGAAATAGAAGCAGTTGATAATAGCAAATTTTTTGGTAGGAAACTATCTGCATTTGAAAGCTATCTGAAAAACGATAATTTTATCCCTTATTTGCAGTTAGCAGTAATAATGAAAGATTCGTAA